A part of Pseudomonas sp. HR96 genomic DNA contains:
- a CDS encoding osmoprotectant NAGGN system M42 family peptidase, whose translation MTRKIPEPDMQYLQKVLLEMLAIPSPTGFTDTIVRYVAERLEEIGIPFELTRRGTIRATLKGQKASPDRAVSAHLDTIGASVRAVQDNGRLTLAPVGCWSSRFAEGSRVSVFTDNGVIRGSVLPLMASGHAFNTAIDQLPVSWDHVELRLDAYCATRADCESLGVNIGDYVAFDPLPEFTDSGHISARHLDDKAGVAALLASLKAIVESGVEPLIDCHPLFTITEETGSGAAAALPFDVSEFVGIDIAPVAPGQHSSEHAVSVAMLDSGGPYDYHLSRHLLRLGEENELPVRRDLFRYYFSDAHSAITAGHDIRIALLAFGCDATHGYERTHIDSLSALSRILVAYILSPPVFASDAKPTNSSLERFSHQIEHDAQMESDTRVPPVDTLVGHK comes from the coding sequence ATGACTCGCAAAATTCCCGAACCGGATATGCAGTACCTGCAGAAAGTCCTCCTGGAAATGCTCGCCATTCCCAGCCCCACGGGTTTTACCGACACCATCGTGCGCTACGTCGCCGAGCGCCTTGAAGAAATCGGCATCCCCTTCGAGCTGACCCGGCGCGGCACCATTCGCGCCACCCTCAAGGGCCAGAAGGCCTCGCCAGACCGCGCCGTGTCGGCGCACCTGGACACTATCGGCGCCAGCGTGCGCGCGGTGCAGGACAACGGCCGGCTGACCCTGGCGCCGGTCGGCTGCTGGTCGAGCCGCTTTGCCGAGGGCAGCCGGGTCAGCGTGTTCACCGACAATGGGGTGATCCGTGGCAGTGTGCTGCCGCTCATGGCCTCCGGGCACGCCTTCAATACGGCCATCGACCAGCTGCCGGTGAGCTGGGACCACGTCGAGCTGCGCCTGGACGCCTATTGCGCGACCCGTGCCGACTGCGAATCGCTTGGCGTGAACATCGGTGACTACGTGGCCTTCGACCCCCTGCCTGAATTCACCGACAGCGGCCACATCAGTGCCCGCCACCTGGACGACAAGGCTGGCGTCGCGGCGCTGCTGGCGTCACTCAAGGCCATCGTCGAAAGCGGTGTGGAGCCGCTGATCGATTGCCATCCGCTGTTCACCATCACCGAGGAAACCGGGTCCGGCGCGGCAGCAGCCCTGCCCTTCGACGTCAGCGAGTTCGTCGGCATCGACATTGCGCCGGTCGCCCCCGGCCAGCATTCGAGCGAGCACGCCGTGAGCGTGGCCATGCTCGACTCCGGCGGGCCCTATGACTATCACTTGTCGCGACACTTGCTGCGCCTTGGCGAGGAAAATGAGCTGCCGGTGCGGCGCGACCTGTTTCGCTACTATTTCAGCGACGCCCATTCGGCGATCACCGCCGGGCACGACATCCGTATCGCCCTGCTGGCGTTCGGTTGCGATGCGACCCACGGCTACGAGCGCACCCACATCGACAGCCTGAGCGCCCTGAGCCGCATACTGGTGGCCTACATCCTCAGCCCGCCGGTCTTCGCCAGCGACGCCAAACCGACCAACAGTTCGCTCGAGCGCTTCAGCCATCAGATCGAGCACGATGCACAGATGGAGAGCGACACCCGGGTGCCGCCGGTGGACACCCTGGTCGGGCACAAATAA
- a CDS encoding DUF485 domain-containing protein — protein MNDSIYLSIQNSPRFKELVAKRERFAWILSAIMLGLYAAFIFLIAYGPHILGAKLSPGSSITWGIPIGVGLIVSAFVLTAIYVRRANGEFDDLNALILKEAHQ, from the coding sequence ATGAACGACAGCATTTACCTCTCGATTCAAAACAGCCCCCGTTTCAAGGAGCTGGTTGCAAAAAGGGAGCGGTTCGCCTGGATTCTTTCGGCGATCATGCTCGGGCTCTATGCCGCCTTCATCTTCCTGATCGCCTATGGCCCGCATATTCTGGGCGCCAAGTTGAGCCCCGGCTCGTCCATCACCTGGGGCATTCCGATCGGGGTCGGTCTGATCGTGTCCGCCTTCGTCCTGACGGCCATCTATGTGCGCCGGGCCAATGGCGAGTTCGACGACCTCAATGCGCTGATCCTCAAGGAGGCGCACCAATGA
- a CDS encoding YheU family protein: MLIPQDQLHPETLTGLIEDFVTRDGTDNGDETPLETRVQRVRQALNKGQAFIVFDPESQQCTLMLKHDIPPELFD, encoded by the coding sequence ATGCTTATCCCCCAAGACCAGCTACATCCCGAGACCCTGACCGGCCTGATCGAAGACTTCGTGACCCGCGACGGTACCGACAACGGTGATGAAACACCGCTCGAAACCCGGGTTCAGCGCGTACGCCAGGCCTTGAACAAGGGCCAGGCGTTCATCGTCTTCGATCCAGAAAGCCAGCAATGCACGCTCATGCTCAAGCACGACATCCCACCTGAGCTTTTTGATTGA
- the csrA gene encoding carbon storage regulator CsrA, producing the protein MLVLTREVGELICIGDDIWIKVLEVRGGSVRLGIRAPAHIEVHRSEVMERIQAKRELLNQKAQVGCRA; encoded by the coding sequence ATGTTGGTACTGACCCGAGAAGTTGGAGAACTCATCTGCATTGGCGATGATATCTGGATCAAGGTCCTGGAGGTGCGCGGCGGCAGCGTGCGCCTGGGCATCCGCGCGCCGGCGCATATCGAGGTGCACCGCAGTGAAGTGATGGAGCGCATTCAGGCCAAGCGCGAATTGCTCAATCAAAAAGCTCAGGTGGGATGTCGTGCTTGA
- a CDS encoding YnfA family protein, producing the protein MLNYLWFLLAAVFEIAGCYAFYLWLRLGKSVLWLLPALLSLSLFGMLLTRVEAAYAGRAYAAYGGIYILTSLAWLGLVERVRPGASDWLGALFCLVGASIILWGPKLHSA; encoded by the coding sequence ATGCTCAATTACCTGTGGTTCCTGCTCGCGGCGGTCTTCGAGATCGCCGGTTGCTACGCCTTCTATCTCTGGCTGCGGCTGGGCAAAAGCGTGCTCTGGCTGTTGCCGGCGCTGCTCAGCCTGAGCCTGTTCGGGATGTTGCTGACCCGTGTCGAGGCGGCCTACGCCGGCCGGGCCTACGCCGCGTACGGCGGCATCTACATCCTCACCTCGCTGGCTTGGCTGGGCCTGGTCGAGCGGGTTCGCCCTGGCGCTTCCGATTGGCTGGGCGCACTGTTCTGCTTGGTCGGGGCGAGCATCATCCTGTGGGGGCCGAAGTTGCACAGCGCCTGA
- a CDS encoding DUF3309 family protein yields MAMGTILIIVLILLLVGGLPVFPHSRSWGYGPSGIIGTVLIILLILVLLGKI; encoded by the coding sequence ATCGCCATGGGCACCATACTTATCATTGTTCTGATCCTGCTGCTGGTCGGCGGCCTGCCAGTGTTCCCGCACTCCAGAAGCTGGGGCTACGGGCCATCGGGCATCATCGGTACAGTCTTGATCATTCTGCTGATCCTGGTACTGCTCGGGAAGATATAA
- the ngg gene encoding N-acetylglutaminylglutamine synthetase — protein MKANASALNQRLLRGQTPSYERLQARLAEDGSALEQRPRLLHCGWGRLLIGHTYPTPESLAAELLQEQPGERDIALYVAAPQQVLAQSPQQLFLDPSDTLRLWFSDYRPAQRVFRGFRIRRAQNEADWEAINQLYLKRRMLPIDPSLLTPRHQGGPVYWLAEDEDSGQVIGSVMGLNHRKAFDDPEHGSSLWCLAVDPRCTRPGVGEVLVRHLVEHFMSRGLAYLDLSVLHDNRLAKNLYAKLGFRNLPTFAIKRKNGINQPLFLGPGPEADLNPYARIIVDEAYRRGIDVQVDDAEAGLFTLSHGGRKVRCRESLSDLTSAVAMTLCQDKSLTHKVLKAAGLQLPAQQLAGSADDNEAFLEEHGRIVVKPLDGEQGHGVAVDLGTLDEVQAAIEQALLFDSRVLLESFHEGADLRIVVIGFEVVAAAIRRPAQIVGDGHNSVSALIEVQSKRRQAATGGESRIPMDHETLRTLQAAGVDYDTVLPAGQTLAVRKTANLHTGGHLEDVTDILHPTLAEAAVRAARALDIPMVGLDLLVPAADQPEYVFIEANERAGLANHEPRPTAQRFIDLLFPHSQAFANGKAPR, from the coding sequence ATGAAAGCCAATGCTTCAGCCCTCAACCAGCGCCTGCTGCGCGGCCAGACGCCCTCCTACGAACGCCTGCAGGCGCGCCTGGCCGAGGATGGCAGCGCGCTGGAACAACGGCCGCGCCTGCTGCATTGCGGCTGGGGCCGGCTGCTGATCGGCCATACCTATCCGACCCCGGAGAGCCTGGCCGCCGAGTTGCTCCAGGAGCAGCCCGGCGAGCGCGACATCGCCCTGTACGTGGCTGCGCCGCAACAAGTGCTGGCGCAGTCGCCACAGCAGTTGTTTCTCGACCCCTCCGACACCCTGCGGCTGTGGTTCAGCGACTATCGCCCGGCGCAGCGCGTGTTTCGCGGCTTTCGCATCCGCCGCGCGCAGAACGAGGCCGATTGGGAAGCAATCAACCAGCTCTACCTCAAGCGCCGCATGCTGCCTATCGACCCCAGCCTGCTGACCCCGCGCCACCAGGGCGGCCCGGTGTACTGGCTGGCCGAGGATGAAGACAGCGGGCAGGTGATTGGCAGCGTGATGGGCCTCAACCACCGCAAGGCGTTCGACGACCCGGAACACGGCAGTAGTCTCTGGTGCCTGGCGGTCGACCCCCGCTGTACTCGACCCGGCGTCGGCGAAGTGCTGGTGCGTCACCTGGTTGAGCATTTCATGAGCCGCGGCCTGGCCTACCTCGACCTGTCGGTGCTGCATGACAACCGCCTGGCCAAGAACCTCTACGCCAAGCTCGGCTTTCGCAACCTGCCGACCTTTGCCATCAAGCGCAAGAACGGCATCAACCAGCCATTGTTCCTCGGCCCCGGGCCGGAAGCGGATCTCAATCCCTATGCCCGTATCATCGTCGACGAAGCCTACCGCCGCGGCATCGACGTGCAGGTCGACGACGCCGAGGCCGGCCTGTTCACCCTCAGCCACGGCGGGCGCAAGGTGCGTTGCCGCGAGTCGCTGAGCGACCTGACCAGCGCCGTGGCCATGACCCTGTGCCAGGACAAGAGCCTGACCCACAAGGTGCTCAAGGCCGCCGGCTTGCAGCTGCCTGCCCAGCAACTGGCCGGCAGCGCCGATGACAACGAAGCGTTCCTCGAAGAACACGGGCGTATCGTGGTCAAACCGTTGGATGGTGAACAGGGCCACGGCGTGGCCGTCGACCTCGGCACCCTGGACGAAGTGCAGGCCGCCATCGAGCAGGCCTTGCTCTTCGACAGCCGGGTGCTGCTGGAAAGCTTTCACGAAGGCGCCGACTTGCGCATCGTGGTGATCGGCTTCGAGGTGGTGGCGGCGGCCATCCGCCGCCCGGCGCAGATCGTCGGCGACGGCCACAACAGCGTCAGCGCGCTGATCGAGGTGCAAAGCAAGCGGCGCCAGGCGGCCACCGGGGGCGAGAGCCGGATTCCGATGGATCACGAAACCCTGCGCACTTTGCAGGCTGCCGGGGTCGACTACGACACCGTCCTGCCGGCGGGCCAGACCCTGGCCGTGCGCAAGACCGCCAACCTGCACACTGGCGGTCACCTGGAAGACGTCACCGACATCCTTCACCCGACCTTGGCCGAGGCGGCGGTGCGCGCCGCCCGCGCGCTGGACATCCCCATGGTCGGCCTTGATCTGCTGGTGCCGGCAGCAGACCAGCCGGAGTACGTGTTCATCGAAGCCAACGAGCGCGCCGGCCTGGCCAACCATGAGCCGCGCCCGACCGCGCAGCGCTTCATCGACCTGCTGTTCCCGCACAGCCAGGCCTTTGCCAACGGCAAGGCGCCCCGCTGA
- a CDS encoding glycosyl hydrolase family 17 protein, with protein sequence MSSIARSSLLPYIVATLLALLALGGGWYWLGKPVPLADAANAAHKLQCASYTPFDKDQSPFDQPFSIRPERVDADLELLATRFSCIRTYSMTGLQDIPAVARRYGLKVMLGAWVNANPVDTAKEVNALISSANANRDVVSAVIVGNETLLRKEVTGAQLAGLIRQVKAQVQQPVTYADVWEFWDQYPEVAPAVDFLTIHLLPYWEDQPLGIDDALAHVAAVREAFGRKYAPKDILIGETGWPSEGRQRETALPSRVNQARFIRTFAHMAEEHGWHYNLIEAFDQPWKRTNEGAVGGYWGLFDADRHDKGTLQGPVSNLPFWPQWLGLSGLLMLVALSFAGAPADRRSAWLMPPLAALGAGCIGVWGETSRIDVRFFGEWVWMALLTGLNLLLLSYALLGLARRRGWRERAYQWLQARAGWWLSAAGFAAAVMMLAMVFDPRYRSFASASLLLPALVFALQPVRGPRNELSLMALIVGLGIPLQLWREGLENQQAWGWAAVCVVMVVGLWRSLRRS encoded by the coding sequence ATGTCTTCGATCGCTCGCTCCTCTCTGCTGCCCTATATCGTCGCCACCCTGCTCGCGCTGCTTGCCCTCGGCGGCGGCTGGTACTGGCTGGGCAAGCCGGTGCCCCTGGCGGACGCCGCCAACGCCGCGCACAAGCTGCAATGCGCGTCCTACACGCCGTTCGACAAGGACCAGTCGCCCTTCGACCAGCCCTTCAGCATCCGCCCGGAACGGGTCGACGCCGACCTGGAATTGCTGGCCACGCGTTTCAGCTGCATCCGCACCTACTCCATGACCGGCCTGCAGGACATTCCCGCCGTGGCCCGCAGGTACGGCCTCAAGGTGATGCTCGGCGCCTGGGTCAATGCCAACCCGGTGGACACCGCCAAGGAGGTCAACGCCCTGATCAGCTCGGCCAACGCCAACCGCGATGTGGTCAGCGCGGTAATCGTCGGCAACGAGACGCTGCTGCGCAAGGAGGTCACCGGCGCCCAGCTGGCCGGGCTGATCCGCCAGGTCAAGGCCCAGGTCCAGCAGCCGGTGACCTATGCCGACGTCTGGGAGTTCTGGGACCAGTACCCGGAGGTGGCGCCGGCCGTGGATTTCCTGACCATCCACCTGCTGCCCTACTGGGAAGACCAGCCGCTGGGCATCGATGACGCCCTGGCCCACGTCGCCGCCGTGCGCGAGGCCTTCGGCAGAAAGTACGCACCCAAGGACATCCTCATCGGTGAGACCGGCTGGCCGAGCGAGGGTCGCCAGCGCGAAACCGCCCTGCCCAGCCGCGTCAACCAGGCGCGCTTCATCCGCACCTTCGCCCACATGGCCGAAGAGCATGGCTGGCACTACAACCTGATCGAGGCGTTCGACCAGCCCTGGAAGCGCACCAACGAGGGCGCAGTGGGCGGCTACTGGGGACTGTTCGATGCCGATCGGCACGACAAGGGCACGCTGCAGGGGCCGGTGTCCAACCTGCCGTTCTGGCCGCAGTGGCTGGGCTTGAGCGGGCTGTTGATGCTGGTCGCCCTGAGCTTCGCCGGTGCGCCGGCTGACCGTCGCAGCGCCTGGCTGATGCCGCCGCTGGCAGCACTGGGCGCTGGGTGCATCGGCGTGTGGGGCGAGACCTCGCGGATCGACGTGCGCTTTTTCGGCGAATGGGTGTGGATGGCGCTGCTGACCGGGCTCAACCTGCTGCTGCTGAGCTATGCCCTGCTGGGCCTGGCGAGGCGCCGTGGCTGGCGCGAGCGCGCCTACCAATGGCTGCAGGCCCGTGCGGGCTGGTGGCTGTCGGCGGCCGGTTTCGCGGCGGCGGTGATGATGCTGGCGATGGTCTTCGACCCGCGCTATCGCAGCTTCGCCAGCGCCTCGCTGCTGTTGCCGGCGCTGGTGTTCGCGCTGCAGCCGGTGCGCGGGCCGCGCAACGAGCTGAGCTTGATGGCCCTGATCGTCGGCCTGGGCATCCCGCTGCAGCTCTGGCGCGAAGGCCTGGAAAACCAGCAGGCATGGGGCTGGGCGGCGGTCTGTGTGGTGATGGTGGTCGGCTTGTGGCGGTCCTTGCGCAGATCTTGA
- a CDS encoding cation acetate symporter codes for MIRPLLGTLALTALAPTAMAADALTGAVQKQPLNVSAIVMFVVFVAFTLCITYWASKRNKSASDYYAAGGRITGFQNGLAIAGDYMSAASFLGISALVYASGYDGLIYSIGFLVGWPIILFLIAERLRNLGKYTFADVASYRLKQKEIRTLSACGSLVVVAFYLIAQMVGAGKLIQLLFGLDYYVAVILVGILMCLYVLFGGMLATTWVQIIKAVMLLSGATFMAIMVMKHVNFDFNMLFSEAIKVHPKGEAIMSPGGLVKDPVSAFSLGLALMFGTAGLPHILMRFFTVGDAKEARKSVLYATGFIGYFYILTFIIGFGAILLVSTNPAFKDAAGALLGGNNMAAVHLANAVGGSIFLGFISAVAFATILAVVAGLTLAGASAVSHDLYASVIKKGKANERDEIRVSKITTIALGVLAIGLGILFENQNIAFMVGLAFSIAASCNFPVLLLSMYWQKLTTRGAMIGGWLGLVSAVGLMILGPTIWVTILHHEKAIFPYEYPALFSMIIAFVGIWFFSITDKSTAADNERALFFPQFVRSQTGLGASGAVAH; via the coding sequence ATGATCCGGCCTCTGCTCGGTACTCTCGCACTCACCGCCCTGGCCCCCACCGCCATGGCTGCCGACGCGCTGACCGGCGCGGTGCAGAAGCAACCCCTGAACGTCTCGGCCATCGTCATGTTCGTGGTGTTCGTGGCCTTTACCTTGTGCATCACCTATTGGGCGTCCAAGCGCAACAAGTCGGCCTCCGACTACTACGCGGCAGGCGGGCGCATCACCGGCTTTCAGAACGGCCTGGCGATCGCCGGCGACTACATGTCGGCGGCGTCCTTCCTGGGCATCTCGGCGCTGGTGTACGCCTCCGGCTATGACGGCCTGATCTACTCCATCGGTTTTCTGGTGGGCTGGCCGATCATCCTGTTCCTGATCGCCGAGCGCCTGCGCAACCTGGGCAAGTACACCTTCGCCGACGTGGCGTCCTACCGCCTCAAACAGAAGGAAATCCGCACCTTGTCGGCCTGCGGCTCGCTGGTGGTGGTGGCCTTCTACCTGATTGCGCAGATGGTCGGTGCCGGCAAGTTGATCCAGCTGCTGTTCGGCCTGGACTACTACGTGGCGGTGATCCTGGTCGGCATCCTGATGTGCCTGTACGTGCTGTTCGGCGGCATGCTGGCGACCACCTGGGTGCAGATCATCAAGGCGGTGATGCTGCTGTCCGGTGCCACCTTCATGGCCATCATGGTAATGAAGCACGTCAATTTCGACTTCAACATGCTGTTCTCCGAAGCCATCAAGGTCCACCCCAAGGGCGAGGCCATCATGAGCCCTGGCGGCCTGGTGAAGGATCCGGTGTCGGCGTTCTCCCTGGGCCTGGCGCTGATGTTCGGCACCGCCGGCTTGCCGCACATCCTGATGCGCTTCTTCACCGTTGGCGACGCCAAGGAAGCCCGCAAGTCGGTCCTGTACGCCACCGGCTTCATCGGCTACTTCTACATTCTGACCTTCATCATCGGCTTTGGCGCCATCCTGCTGGTCAGCACCAACCCGGCGTTCAAGGACGCGGCCGGCGCCTTGCTGGGCGGCAACAACATGGCGGCGGTGCACCTGGCCAACGCAGTGGGCGGCAGCATCTTCCTGGGCTTCATTTCGGCCGTGGCCTTCGCCACCATCCTCGCGGTGGTCGCCGGGCTGACCCTGGCCGGCGCCTCGGCGGTGTCCCATGACCTGTACGCCAGCGTGATCAAGAAGGGCAAGGCCAACGAGCGCGACGAAATCCGCGTGTCGAAGATCACCACCATCGCCCTTGGCGTGCTGGCGATCGGCCTGGGCATCCTGTTCGAGAACCAGAACATCGCCTTCATGGTGGGCCTGGCGTTCTCCATCGCGGCCAGCTGCAACTTCCCGGTGCTGCTGCTCTCGATGTACTGGCAGAAACTTACCACCCGCGGCGCGATGATCGGCGGCTGGCTGGGGCTGGTCAGTGCAGTCGGGCTGATGATCCTCGGCCCGACCATCTGGGTCACTATCCTGCATCACGAGAAGGCGATCTTCCCGTATGAATACCCGGCGCTGTTCTCCATGATCATTGCCTTCGTCGGCATCTGGTTCTTCTCGATCACCGACAAGTCGACGGCTGCGGACAACGAGCGGGCGCTGTTCTTCCCCCAGTTCGTGCGCTCGCAGACCGGGTTGGGCGCGAGTGGCGCCGTGGCACACTAA
- a CDS encoding glycine betaine ABC transporter substrate-binding protein: MTKRRILGAGAALVLAISSTLAGAADKSISIGYVDGWSDSVATSFVAQQVIQQKLGYDVKLQAVATGIMWQGVATGKLDAMLSAWLPVTHGEYWTKNKDKVVDYGPNFKDAKIGLIVPEYVKANSIDDLKTDDTFGKKIVGIDAGSGVMLKTDQAIKDYGLDYKLQASSGAAMIAELTRAEKEHKSIAVTGWVPHWMFAKWKLKFLEDPKGVYGAAETVDSVGSLDLEKKAPEVVAFLKKFQWASKDEIGEVMLAIQDGAKPEAAAKDWVAKHPDRVKEWTGK; the protein is encoded by the coding sequence ATGACAAAGCGACGAATTCTGGGGGCGGGCGCCGCTCTGGTGCTGGCAATCAGTTCTACCTTGGCCGGCGCGGCCGACAAATCCATCAGCATCGGTTATGTCGATGGCTGGTCCGACAGTGTGGCCACCAGCTTCGTGGCCCAGCAGGTGATCCAGCAGAAGCTGGGCTATGACGTCAAGCTGCAGGCCGTGGCCACCGGCATCATGTGGCAGGGCGTAGCCACCGGCAAACTCGACGCCATGTTGTCTGCCTGGCTGCCGGTGACTCACGGCGAATACTGGACCAAGAACAAGGACAAGGTGGTCGACTACGGTCCCAACTTCAAGGACGCCAAGATCGGCCTGATCGTGCCGGAATACGTCAAGGCCAACTCCATCGACGACCTCAAGACCGACGACACCTTTGGCAAGAAGATCGTCGGTATCGACGCCGGTTCCGGCGTGATGCTCAAGACCGATCAGGCCATCAAGGACTACGGCCTTGACTACAAGCTGCAGGCCAGCTCGGGCGCGGCGATGATCGCCGAACTGACCCGTGCCGAAAAAGAACACAAGTCCATTGCCGTGACCGGTTGGGTGCCGCATTGGATGTTCGCCAAGTGGAAGCTCAAGTTCCTCGAAGATCCTAAAGGCGTGTACGGCGCTGCGGAAACCGTCGACAGCGTCGGCAGCCTGGACCTGGAAAAGAAAGCCCCGGAAGTCGTGGCCTTCCTGAAGAAGTTCCAGTGGGCGTCGAAGGACGAGATCGGCGAAGTGATGCTGGCCATTCAGGACGGCGCCAAGCCTGAAGCGGCGGCCAAGGACTGGGTGGCCAAACACCCGGACCGCGTCAAGGAGTGGACAGGCAAGTAA
- a CDS encoding SDR family oxidoreductase, whose amino-acid sequence MHNRMMITGAGSGLGRALALRWAREGWRLALSDIAEEGLAETLRLVREAGGDGFSQRCDVRDYSQLTALAQACEERLGGIDIVVNNAGVASGGFFEELSLEDWDWQIAINLMGVVKGCKAFLPLLQQGGGRLINIASMAALMQGPGMSNYNVAKAGVVALSESLLVELAGSGVTVHVVCPSFFQTNLLDSFRGPTPAMKAQVGKLLESSPISADDIAGYIYTQVGAGEFMILPHEQGRQAWQLKQQHPQALYDEMAGMAAKMRAKARQTGH is encoded by the coding sequence ATGCACAATCGCATGATGATCACTGGCGCAGGCTCAGGCCTGGGCCGCGCCCTGGCCTTGCGCTGGGCCCGCGAAGGCTGGCGCCTGGCGTTGTCCGACATTGCCGAGGAGGGCCTGGCCGAAACCTTGCGCCTGGTACGCGAGGCCGGCGGCGACGGATTCAGCCAACGCTGCGACGTGCGTGACTACAGCCAGCTGACCGCCCTGGCCCAGGCCTGCGAAGAGCGCCTGGGCGGCATCGATATAGTGGTCAACAACGCCGGCGTGGCCTCGGGCGGCTTTTTCGAGGAGTTGTCGCTGGAAGATTGGGACTGGCAGATCGCGATCAACCTGATGGGCGTGGTCAAAGGCTGCAAGGCTTTTCTGCCGCTGCTGCAGCAAGGGGGCGGGCGGCTGATCAACATCGCTTCCATGGCCGCGTTGATGCAGGGCCCGGGCATGAGCAACTACAACGTGGCCAAGGCCGGGGTCGTGGCCTTGTCCGAGAGCCTGCTGGTGGAGCTGGCCGGGTCCGGTGTGACGGTGCACGTGGTGTGTCCTTCGTTCTTCCAGACCAACCTGCTGGACTCGTTCCGCGGCCCGACGCCGGCGATGAAGGCCCAGGTGGGCAAACTGCTGGAGAGTTCACCGATCAGCGCCGACGACATCGCCGGCTACATTTACACTCAGGTCGGCGCTGGCGAGTTCATGATCCTGCCCCACGAGCAGGGGCGTCAGGCCTGGCAGCTCAAGCAGCAGCACCCCCAGGCGCTGTACGACGAAATGGCCGGGATGGCAGCGAAGATGCGCGCCAAGGCCCGACAGACCGGGCATTGA